From Romeriopsis navalis LEGE 11480, the proteins below share one genomic window:
- a CDS encoding GTP cyclohydrolase II — MVSQPIPPKSLRVIAKPNTIRWGAADPIKRGAIVGTVSNPKQRNVIGTHAGGYSVYEGLAVASGQLDPQHQPNLQHTQPVVAMRPNAAWRNRERIVTLDPWGAMTTEVFAPLYEQGYNIRPTIAITRATLNMPEIQQAVQSGRLEPDGEILLADGGLRVTKFAIEPVWYLPGIAQRLNVREKALRRALHDHTGGMYPELISRFDLKVFLPPIGGATVYLMGDHAAIAEQPVTVRVHDECNGSDVFGSDICTCRPYLIHGLEECIETAQSGGVGLTVYTRKEGRALGEVTKFLVYNARKQVGDEAEGYFERTECVAGVTDMRFQELMPDVLHWLGVKRIDRLVSMSDMKYDAIVESGIEVLNRIPIRADLIPADAWVEINAKKAAGYYDGSTD; from the coding sequence ATGGTCAGCCAACCGATACCACCTAAGTCACTGCGGGTGATTGCCAAACCGAATACGATTCGCTGGGGCGCGGCTGATCCCATCAAGCGCGGGGCGATCGTTGGTACGGTCTCGAATCCCAAGCAGCGCAATGTTATTGGCACCCATGCTGGGGGCTATAGCGTGTACGAAGGACTGGCGGTGGCGAGTGGGCAGCTTGATCCACAGCATCAGCCGAATTTGCAGCATACGCAGCCGGTGGTGGCGATGCGTCCGAATGCGGCTTGGCGCAATCGTGAGCGGATTGTCACGCTTGATCCTTGGGGGGCAATGACGACGGAGGTATTTGCGCCGCTGTATGAGCAGGGCTATAACATTCGGCCGACGATCGCCATTACCCGTGCCACGCTGAATATGCCGGAGATTCAGCAGGCAGTGCAGTCGGGGCGGCTGGAGCCGGACGGCGAGATTTTGTTGGCGGATGGTGGTTTGCGGGTGACGAAGTTCGCGATCGAGCCGGTGTGGTATTTGCCGGGGATTGCTCAGCGGTTAAATGTGCGTGAGAAAGCATTGCGACGGGCGTTGCATGATCATACAGGGGGAATGTATCCGGAGCTGATTTCGCGGTTTGATCTGAAGGTGTTTTTGCCACCGATCGGGGGTGCAACGGTTTATCTCATGGGCGATCATGCGGCGATTGCTGAGCAGCCGGTGACGGTGCGAGTACATGATGAATGCAATGGTTCGGATGTGTTTGGCTCCGATATTTGCACTTGTCGTCCCTACCTGATTCACGGCTTGGAAGAATGTATCGAAACGGCACAGAGTGGTGGTGTAGGCCTTACGGTGTATACCCGTAAGGAAGGTCGGGCGCTGGGTGAAGTGACGAAATTCTTGGTGTATAACGCGCGGAAGCAAGTCGGTGACGAGGCTGAGGGCTACTTTGAGCGGACGGAATGTGTGGCCGGTGTGACGGATATGCGGTTTCAGGAGCTAATGCCGGATGTGCTGCATTGGTTGGGTGTGAAGCGGATTGATCGCTTAGTTTCCATGAGCGATATGAAATATGACGCGATCGTCGAGTCGGGGATTGAAGTGCTAAACCGGATTCCGATTCGCGCTGACTTAATCCCGGCGGATGCTTGGGTAGAGATTAATGCGAAGAAGGCAGCGGGTTACTACGATGGCTCAACAGACTAA
- a CDS encoding HigA family addiction module antitoxin, whose product MAQQTKAKLDFIHPGEILALDFLEPMKITAYQLSKSIGIQQTRISEVIADKRGITADTALRLSRYFGNSAQFWMNLQVQYDLRIAQEKNADVYAQISTVSVA is encoded by the coding sequence ATGGCTCAACAGACTAAAGCGAAGTTGGATTTTATTCATCCAGGTGAAATTTTGGCGCTTGATTTTTTAGAGCCGATGAAAATTACGGCTTACCAACTGAGTAAGTCGATCGGGATTCAGCAGACCCGCATTAGTGAAGTCATTGCGGATAAACGTGGGATTACAGCTGATACGGCACTGCGGTTGTCACGTTACTTCGGCAATAGTGCGCAGTTCTGGATGAATCTCCAAGTGCAATATGACTTGCGTATTGCCCAAGAGAAAAATGCTGATGTGTATGCGCAGATTTCTACAGTTTCTGTAGCTTAG
- a CDS encoding AlbA family DNA-binding domain-containing protein: MDICKLEETICGYDESAKLEFKVEFYKVNQIKPENQEDRKSWEKARQLQWGELVKDIISLANGNIGYFGEPGYLAIGISNKKNSQGTRDVRNIDEKEIATRKEILERVNSYCSPSIPNIDIKEYSIKGKRIYVIHIPPTYQMHRLSKALKTPKREFSIHAVLIRFGNGEKIYEASDEEKEILLKQRRDFVNEGTENKVKQKEGRVDPLPIEVYDRKIEMYRKVQQCLSKIAIEGSISLEDLRNLSLQIDEAIFMFDISVDNYLKEFYQKAAQLYITDKKLNDKRLPIGDERSKLAEENGEIVIWFLSQHEIVRYLFHKYIAL, encoded by the coding sequence ATGGATATCTGTAAGTTAGAAGAAACTATTTGTGGGTATGACGAAAGCGCAAAATTAGAGTTTAAAGTAGAGTTTTATAAAGTTAATCAGATAAAACCCGAAAATCAGGAAGATCGAAAAAGCTGGGAAAAGGCTCGTCAATTACAATGGGGCGAGTTAGTCAAAGATATTATCTCTCTAGCGAATGGTAATATTGGCTACTTTGGAGAACCTGGATACCTCGCAATAGGAATATCGAACAAAAAGAATTCCCAAGGAACCCGCGACGTAAGAAATATTGATGAAAAAGAAATCGCAACACGTAAGGAAATCCTAGAGCGAGTCAACTCATACTGCTCTCCAAGCATTCCTAATATTGACATTAAAGAATATTCGATTAAGGGAAAAAGAATTTATGTAATACATATCCCACCAACTTATCAAATGCATCGCCTGTCTAAGGCTCTGAAAACTCCAAAACGCGAGTTTTCTATTCACGCCGTTCTTATTAGATTTGGCAATGGTGAGAAGATTTACGAGGCATCTGACGAAGAAAAGGAAATTTTACTAAAACAGCGGAGAGACTTTGTTAACGAAGGAACAGAAAATAAGGTTAAACAGAAAGAAGGACGAGTAGACCCACTGCCAATCGAGGTATACGACAGAAAAATAGAGATGTATCGCAAAGTACAGCAGTGTCTGTCAAAAATTGCTATCGAGGGGAGTATCAGTTTAGAAGACCTTCGTAACCTTTCACTTCAAATAGATGAAGCAATATTCATGTTCGATATTTCCGTCGATAATTACCTAAAAGAGTTTTATCAAAAAGCAGCTCAGCTATACATTACAGACAAAAAACTCAATGATAAACGACTACCTATAGGAGATGAGAGATCTAAGCTTGCGGAGGAAAATGGAGAGATCGTAATCTGGTTTTTAAGCCAACATGAAATTGTTAGATACTTATTTCATAAATACATTGCCTTATAG
- a CDS encoding Uma2 family endonuclease yields the protein MTASCPKPIGDKRLTFHNLDWSAFQQIKTLLAPNTRARFTYDHGTLEITQALELHERYARMIERFIQILVMEMGLKLKTMGSTTLDREELDRSAEPDNGYYIQNYALVADHEINLSQDPAPDLIVEVDITHTDLNKNRLYAAMGVPEFWRFNGKNWQILTLTEGEYVEQDRSPTFPIVTKSDLYEFLKVALNDEITAEINFRQLVRTRVQA from the coding sequence ATGACGGCTAGCTGTCCAAAACCGATCGGCGACAAACGCCTCACCTTCCATAACCTCGACTGGTCAGCTTTCCAACAGATTAAAACGCTCCTCGCGCCAAATACCCGCGCCCGCTTTACCTACGACCACGGCACCCTCGAAATCACACAGGCTCTGGAACTCCATGAACGCTATGCCCGCATGATTGAGCGGTTCATCCAAATTCTCGTTATGGAAATGGGGCTAAAGCTCAAAACGATGGGATCGACAACCCTCGATCGTGAAGAACTCGATCGCAGCGCTGAACCCGATAACGGCTACTACATTCAGAACTATGCGCTAGTGGCTGACCATGAGATTAACCTCAGCCAAGACCCCGCACCCGATCTGATCGTAGAAGTAGACATCACCCACACCGATTTGAATAAAAATCGGCTCTACGCCGCAATGGGCGTCCCCGAATTTTGGCGCTTCAATGGTAAAAACTGGCAGATTCTCACATTGACCGAGGGTGAATACGTTGAGCAAGATCGCTCGCCAACCTTTCCGATCGTCACAAAATCCGACCTCTACGAATTCCTCAAAGTCGCCCTAAACGACGAAATCACCGCCGAAATCAACTTCCGCCAACTCGTCAGAACACGAGTTCAAGCCTAA
- the mutT gene encoding 8-oxo-dGTP diphosphatase MutT produces the protein MTQATVPHKIIGVAVIWNDAGKILIDRRKPGGKMGGLWEFPGGKVEPGESIETCVAREVQEELGIEIAVGDSLMAIEHDYTDFKVTLNVHHCQHLSGEPQMIECDAIEWVTPAELDQFTFPEANGVIIKALQQQASPNG, from the coding sequence ATGACACAAGCTACGGTTCCCCACAAAATTATTGGCGTCGCGGTTATCTGGAACGATGCTGGCAAAATCTTAATCGATCGCCGCAAGCCCGGTGGCAAGATGGGGGGTCTGTGGGAATTTCCTGGTGGCAAGGTAGAGCCTGGTGAGTCGATCGAGACCTGTGTGGCCCGTGAAGTCCAAGAAGAACTGGGCATCGAGATTGCTGTGGGCGATTCACTAATGGCGATCGAACATGACTATACGGATTTCAAAGTCACGCTAAATGTACATCACTGCCAGCATTTGAGTGGTGAACCGCAGATGATTGAGTGTGATGCGATCGAGTGGGTGACACCGGCGGAGTTGGATCAGTTTACTTTTCCGGAAGCAAATGGTGTGATTATCAAAGCGTTGCAGCAGCAGGCTTCACCCAACGGCTAA
- a CDS encoding peptidase U32 family protein — protein MAPELQTAIAQTKLQCPELLAPAGNWECAKAAIENGADAIYFGLDRFNARMRAENFTEADLPDLMAFLHRRGVKGYVTMNTLIFPSELPEAEQYLRSIISAGVDAAIVQDVGICRLIRHLSPDFPIHASTQMTVTSTAGVEFAKDLDCQLVVLARETSLKDINRIQQQTAKLDVTLPLEVFVHGALCVAYSGQCLTGESLGGG, from the coding sequence ATGGCACCCGAACTCCAAACCGCTATCGCCCAAACCAAACTTCAATGCCCCGAACTCCTCGCACCAGCGGGCAATTGGGAATGTGCGAAAGCGGCGATCGAAAATGGTGCTGACGCGATTTACTTTGGGCTCGATCGGTTCAACGCGCGGATGCGGGCCGAGAACTTTACCGAAGCCGATTTGCCCGACCTGATGGCATTCCTGCATCGGCGCGGGGTGAAGGGGTATGTGACGATGAATACGCTGATTTTCCCCAGCGAGTTGCCCGAAGCCGAGCAATATCTGCGCAGCATTATCAGTGCGGGGGTGGATGCGGCGATCGTCCAAGACGTGGGCATTTGTCGGCTGATTCGACACCTTTCACCAGACTTCCCGATCCATGCCTCAACCCAGATGACCGTCACCAGTACAGCGGGCGTAGAATTTGCCAAGGACCTAGACTGTCAGCTCGTGGTGCTCGCACGGGAAACTTCGCTCAAAGACATCAATCGGATTCAGCAGCAGACCGCCAAGCTCGATGTCACCCTACCGCTGGAAGTGTTTGTCCACGGGGCTTTATGTGTCGCTTACTCGGGACAATGTTTGACCGGCGAATCCTTGGGCGGCGG
- a CDS encoding type I restriction endonuclease translates to MVQTLAISKAMTTMAQVQARFSIDYASEPDFFPEWQSDLPQLTGPEQAQLAHIQQRFVEHRNRGSLPEGTVDKLMISPLLDLAGLYDSRFTIRTEASVEIALEAEGEVLQGRMDTLILHETVWVLVIEAKNSTFSLSVALPQLLTYMMSAPKDGQAKFGLVTNGEEFRFVKLQAEQNQTWFDLSAVLSVMPPKRSQLPQVVQILKSLVQ, encoded by the coding sequence ATGGTTCAGACCTTAGCCATTTCTAAAGCAATGACGACGATGGCCCAGGTTCAGGCTCGGTTTTCGATCGACTACGCCTCAGAACCCGATTTTTTCCCAGAATGGCAGTCAGATTTGCCACAGTTAACTGGGCCAGAACAGGCTCAACTGGCACATATTCAGCAGCGATTTGTTGAGCATCGGAATCGGGGTTCGTTGCCAGAAGGCACGGTGGATAAGCTGATGATTTCGCCGCTGCTGGATTTGGCGGGGTTGTATGATTCACGGTTTACGATTCGGACAGAAGCTAGTGTGGAAATCGCCTTGGAAGCTGAGGGTGAGGTGCTTCAGGGACGGATGGATACGCTGATCTTGCATGAGACAGTTTGGGTACTCGTGATAGAGGCAAAGAATTCGACATTTTCGTTATCGGTCGCTTTGCCACAGTTGCTGACCTATATGATGTCTGCGCCAAAAGATGGTCAGGCGAAATTTGGTTTGGTGACGAATGGTGAGGAATTTCGGTTTGTGAAACTTCAGGCCGAGCAAAACCAAACCTGGTTCGATTTATCAGCCGTTTTGTCGGTGATGCCGCCCAAACGGAGTCAGTTGCCGCAGGTAGTGCAGATTTTAAAATCGTTGGTGCAGTAG